A window from Kluyveromyces lactis strain NRRL Y-1140 chromosome E complete sequence encodes these proteins:
- the QRI1 gene encoding UDP-N-acetylglucosamine diphosphorylase (similar to uniprot|P43123 Saccharomyces cerevisiae YDL103C QRI1 UDP-N-acetylglucosamine pyrophosphorylase catalyzes the formation of UDP-N-acetylglucosamine (UDP-GlcNAc) which is important in cell wall biosynthesis protein N-glycosylation and GPI anchor biosynthesis) yields MTDLKQQYESKGQSHLFAHWDTLAQNEREHFLNQLSKFDSKKLSEDCQKAIALADENSSSENVIRPLPASSYESVIGDDDLRNTYQQLGLNAIKNGEVAVILMAGGQGTRLGSSAPKGCYNIGLPSGKSLFQIQAERLKRLQTLAGCTKPIQWYIMTSGPTRAATESFFKEHNFFGLSESQIHFFNQGTLPALDISGEKLFLSDKDELVESPDGNGGLYRAIKTNNLLNDFNSRGIKHIHMYCVDNVLVKIADPVFIGYAIKNDFQLATKAVRKRDAHESVGIIATKNDKPCVIEYSEISKPLAEAVDEDTGLLTLRAANIVNHYYSVDLLNTKLDNWVESMPYHIAKKKISYYDNVNDKYVKPSEPNGIKLEQFIFDVFPSIPMSRFGCLEVERAEEFSPLKNAPGTANDNPETARDAYLHLTTSWLKDVGALVNDEILVEVSSLLSYGGENLDSYKGTVFDKQGEILN; encoded by the coding sequence ATGACTGACTTGAAACAACAGTACGAATCAAAAGGTCAATCACATTTGTTTGCCCACTGGGACACCTTGGCACAAAACGAAAGGGAGCATTTTCTGAACCAATTGAGTAAGTTTGACTCTAAAAAATTGTCTGAAGATTGCCAGAAGGCAATTGCATTGGCAGACGAAAATTCAAGCTCTGAAAATGTCATCAGACCGTTACCAGCATCATCGTACGAATCGGTGATTGGAGATGACGATTTGAGGAATACGTACCAACAATTGGGATTAAATGCTATCAAGAATGGCGAGGTTGCTGTTATTTTAATGGCTGGTGGTCAAGGTACGAGATTGGGATCTTCCGCACCAAAGGGATGCTACAATATCGGCTTACCTTCTGGAAAATCATTATTCCAGATCCAAGCTGAAAGATTAAAAAGACTACAAACTCTTGCTGGCTGTACGAAACCGATACAATGGTACATCATGACATCAGGACCCACAAGAGCCGCTACtgaatctttcttcaaggAGCATAACTTTTTTGGCCTCTCAGAATCTCAGATCCACTTCTTTAACCAAGGCACGTTACCAGCTCTTGATATTTCTGGAGAAAAGTTATTCTTGAGCGACAAAGATGAACTTGTGGAATCACCTGATGGTAATGGTGGCCTATACCGTGCTATCAAAACTAATAATTTATTAAATGACTTCAATTCCCGCGGCATCAAGCACATACACATGTATTGCGTCGACAATGTCCTTGTTAAAATTGCAGATCCAGTTTTCATCGGCTATGCTATCAAGAATGACTTCCAACTTGCTACGAAAGCTGTGAGAAAACGTGATGCTCATGAATCTGTTGGTATAATAGCCACCAAAAATGATAAGCCATGTGTCATAGAATACtcagaaatttcaaaacCTCTAGCAGAAGCTGTTGATGAGGACACAGGGCTACTAACTTTACGTGCTGCCAATATTGTCAACCATTACTATTCAGTAGATCTATTGAACACGAAATTGGACAATTGGGTAGAATCTATGCCATATCATATagccaaaaagaaaatttcGTACTACGATAATGTCAATGACAAATATGTGAAACCATCAGAACCTAACGGTATAAAGTTAGAACAGTTTATTTTTGACGTTTTCCCCTCCATTCCTATGTCTAGGTTTGGTTGTTTGGAAGTCGAAAGAGCAGAAGAATTCTCTCCACTAAAAAACGCTCCTGGAACTGCAAATGATAATCCTGAAACTGCTAGGGATGCTTACCTTCATTTAACTACATCTTGGTTGAAAGATGTAGGAGCACTAgtcaatgatgaaattcTTGTCGAAGTTTCAAGTCTATTGTCTTACGGCGGGGAAAACCTTGACTCTTATAAAGGCACTGTGTTCGATAAGCAAGGCGAAATTTTGAACTAA
- the DNF3 gene encoding aminophospholipid-translocating P4-type ATPase DNF3 (similar to uniprot|Q12674 Saccharomyces cerevisiae YMR162C DNF3 Non-essential P-type ATPase that is a potential aminophospholipid translocase localizes to the trans-Golgi likely involved in protein transport), translated as MTGRSRGYSLRTQLFNKKLSDKLRSESEEIEMEIANDGDSLPASSYSTENLPSNQTKKRKKLSLRTKIMDLILNRTTHLSSESGRVIPICLDKNSVLYQQYARSNLLIDERTDRPYRDNVITSSRYTVYSFLPRQLYAQFSKLANAYFLLVAILQMIPSWSTTGTYTTIVPLSIFLSISMAREAWDDFKRHRLDKEENNKSTKVLTMGKDHDELESDSIYSLSNVSARSTDAILSDFNSMHNLNDVTEPSYTDHFTNLNLLRSQFDIHIKKKEWKDLKVGEFVLLNSDDWVPADILLLSTDGENNEAFVETMALDGETNLKSKNPLPELAKRMTSATGLSMHSATTTLEDPNNDLYNFEGTVEIDGELYPLGSDNVVYRGSILRNTQSIVGIVIFTGEETKIRMNAIKNPRTKAPKLQGKINLIVLFMVFVVAAMAMFSYLGQHILKKNYVDNNRAWYLFQEDAGTAPTIMSFIIMYNTLIPLSLYVTTEIIKAMQSKLMEWDIDMYHIESDTPCESRTATILEELGQVSYIFSDKTGTLTDNKMIFRKFSICGSSWLHEIDEDLIDPIDDDIDVISIEDRSFLNEFDLRSTHSKNPRTSIEYKGNSGAVYSGRPSMALQIQRQELAEDLNTTRTNSSRSSEEKNGLKTTVDLLLYIQKHPNTEFSIRAKFFILSLALCHTCLPKKTHDGTDSILYQSSSPDELALVTAARDMGFVVTNRNSSTLSIATYPNGFDDQPIVEDYEVLEYINFDSQRKRMSVAVKMPNDDDRVLLICKGADNVILERLRNSELAQNKVLEQQNLIEQRKLEEAEMILHQRKSLELTNMRDGITGLARNSQLQNRSSISTLKLDAARKSISRKASIRSEQELQINSIDDFLSNIQHDESQIENIMLNARKSVQFQQREKYGEAEDNSESMDSIEKYIGDEKLIKNEEFILEKTLNAIDEFSTEGLRTLLYSYKWIPAEEYKAWEAKYHEAKTSLTNRSTQIAEVGGHIETDLELLGATAIEDKLQEGVPEAIQKIRRAGIKMWMLTGDKRETAINIGYACKLIYDYSTVVILKKNDDNLISKMTALGEELDTGKIAHCVLVIDGASLAVFENNPTMMSVFIELCTKTDSVICCRASPSQKALIVTNIRLKNKDLVTLAIGDGANDIAMIQSADIGVGITGKEGLQASRSSDYSIAQFRYLLKLLFVHGRYNYVRTSKFVLCTFYKEVLFYLTQMIYQRQTMFSGTSLYEPWSLSMFNTLFTSLPVICIGMFEKDLKPMTLLAVPELYTMGQKCQAFNLKIFLVWMLTAAGISVLITFLNFEIWGFTAQSDNSIYPIGVINFTSICFLINVKCQFIETRNRNWLAFASLLISCIGWILWCCLLPGIYGENAIYDVLIGLYHQFGRDITWWASCLILIMFPMMIDIVCQTFRAMIWPTDGDIFAELEQKDDIRKKLEFAAHRELHQSWSFQKDPSSVKKYAMKAVNFKKNGAEDSNYNTNDRYDIKDFDTEEYEMLPSGKLIHKKQVTKKSVKSKLGKKLRFKLNSKPDDFEIKQIIENRMRDLE; from the coding sequence ATGACTGGCCGATCCAGGGGCTATTCGCTTCGAACCCAGTTGTTCAACAAGAAGCTCAGTGATAAGTTGAGGTCggaatctgaagaaattgaaatggaaataGCGAACGATGGTGACAGCTTGCCGGCCTCTTCGTACAGTACAGAGAATCTTCCAAGTAATCAGACAAAGAAACGGAAAAAGCTTAGTCTGAGAACAAAGATAATGGATCTGATTTTAAATCGGACAACACATCTAAGCTCGGAGAGCGGTAGAGTTATACCGATATGTTTGGATAAGAACTCGGTGTTATATCAACAGTATGCCCGCTCGAATCTTCTTATCGATGAGAGGACTGATAGACCATACCGCGATAATGTCATAACGTCGTCCCGATATACCGTATATTCGTTCTTGCCAAGGCAATTATACGCGCAATTTTCGAAATTGGCAAATGCGTACTTTTTGTTAGTTGCTATTTTGCAGATGATCCCATCGTGGTCTACAACTGGTACGTACACTACCATTGTACCGTTGTCGATTTTTCTAAGCATATCGATGGCAAGAGAAGCCTGGGATGATTTTAAGAGACACAGATTGGAcaaggaagaaaataataaatctACCAAAGTACTTACTATGGGTAAGGACCACGATGAACTTGAGTCGGATTCCATATATTCATTATCAAACGTATCTGCAAGATCCACGGACGCAATTTTAAGTGATTTTAATTCTATGCATAACTTAAATGACGTGACAGAACCATCTTATACAGACCATTTTACCAATCTCAACCTCCTTCGCTCACAGTTCGATATTCAcataaaaaagaaagaatggaaagatttgaaagttggAGAGTTTGTACTCTTGAATTCAGATGACTGGGTTCCAGCAgatattcttttgttgAGTACTGACGGTGAAAATAATGAGGCTTTTGTCGAGACAATGGCATTAGATGGTGAAACAAACCTAAAAAGTAAAAACCCTTTACCAGAATTAGCCAAGCGTATGACTTCAGCAACTGGCTTGAGCATGCATAGTGCCACAACTACATTGGAAGACCCTAACAATGATTTGTACAATTTTGAAGGGACTGTGGAAATTGATGGCGAACTCTATCCTCTAGGGTCTGATAACGTTGTTTATCGTGGAAGTATCTTAAGGAATACCCAAAGTATTGTTGGGATAGTCATTTTCACCGGTGAAGAAACTAAAATTAGGATGAACGCTATTAAAAACCCAAGAACAAAAGCTCCGAAGTTACAGGGCAAGATCAATCTAATCGTTTTATTTATGGTGTTTGTTGTGGCAGCAATGGCTATGTTTTCTTATTTGGGTCAACATATCCTTAAGAAGAATTACGTTGACAATAATAGAGCATGGTATTTATTTCAAGAGGACGCAGGAACGGCCCCTACTATAATGTCTTTCATCATTATGTATAATACATTGATTCCACTCTCCCTATATGTCACGACGGAAATTATCAAAGCCATGCAAAGTAAATTGATGGAATGGGACATTGACATGTATCATATTGAATCTGATACACCATGTGAATCAAGAACAGCTACAATCCTCGAAGAATTGGGGCAGGTTTCCTACATTTTTAGTGATAAGACTGGTACCTTAACTGATAACAAAATGATTTTcagaaaattttcaatatgcGGATCATCATGGTTACATGAGATAGATGAAGACCTTATCGATCccattgatgatgatattgatgtGATTTCTATTGAAGATAGAAGCTTTTTGAATGAGTTTGATCTGCGTTCAActcattcaaagaatccaaGAACATCAATAGAGTATAAGGGAAATTCTGGAGCCGTATATTCAGGAAGGCCCTCTATGGCATTACAAATCCAAAGGCAAGAATTGGCAGAAGACCTCAACACCACAAGAACGAACTCTAGTAGAAGTagtgaagaaaaaaacgGATTAAAGACCACAGTGGACTTACTTCTATACATCCAAAAACATCCAAATACCGAATTCTCAATCAGGGcaaaattcttcattcttTCATTGGCGTTATGCCACACATGTCTACCAAAGAAAACGCATGATGGGACAGATTCTATTTTATACcaatcttcttcacctGATGAACTAGCTCTTGTGACTGCAGCAAGAGACATGGGTTTTGTTGTGACGAATAGAAATTCAAGCACGCTTTCAATTGCCACCTACCCTAATGGATTTGATGATCAGCCTATTGTTGAAGACTATGAAGTTTTGGAGTACATTAATTTTGATtcacaaagaaaaagaatgtCAGTTGCTGTAAAGATGCCTAATGATGACGACAGGGTCCTGCTTATTTGTAAAGGGGCTGACAATGTTATTTTGGAACGTTTAAGAAACTCGGAATTAGCTCAAAATAAAGTTCTAGAACAACAAAATCTTAtcgaacaaagaaaattagaagaagctgaaatGATTTTGCACCAACGTAAATCTCTAGAACTGACTAACATGAGAGACGGTATTACAGGATTAGCGAGAAATTCACAATTACAAAACAGAAGCAGTATCTCTACTCTGAAACTTGACGCTGCTAGGAAGAGCATATCACGAAAAGCCTCCATTCGTAGTGAACAAGAACTGCAAATTAACTCAATTGACGATTTTTTGTCAAATATCCAACATGATGAATCACAGATTGAAAATATCATGCTTAATGCGCGAAAATCAGTTCAATTTCAGCAAAGAGAGAAATATGGTGAAGCCGAAGATAATTCTGAATCAATGGACTCTATAGAAAAGTACATTGGAGATGAGAAGCTtattaaaaatgaagagTTTATCTTAGAAAAAACTTTGAATGCAATAGATGAATTCTCAACGGAGGGCTTAAGAACGTTGTTGTACAGCTATAAGTGGATACCTGCTGAGGAATATAAAGCTTGGGAGGCAAAATATCATGAGGCGAAAACTTCTTTGACAAATCGTTCTACACAGATTGCTGAAGTCGGAGGACACATAGAAACCGACTTAGAATTACTAGGAGCTACTGCCATAGAAGACAAGCTACAGGAAGGCGTTCCAGAAgcaattcaaaaaataagaaGGGCTGGAATTAAGATGTGGATGCTAACTGGTGACAAGCGTGAAACAGCAATCAATATTGGATATGCTTGTAAGCTCATTTACGATTATTCAACTGTTGTtatcttgaaaaaaaatgacgACAACTTAATCTCAAAAATGACAGCTTTAGGAGAAGAACTTGACACAGGAAAAATAGCACACTGTGTGTTAGTGATTGACGGTGCATCATTGGCTGTGTTTGAAAACAACCCGACTATGATGAGTGTCTTCATTGAACTATGTACTAAGACAGATTCTGTCATTTGTTGTCGTGCATCTCCTTCCCAAAAGGCGTTAATAGTTACTAACATTAGGCTAAAAAATAAGGATTTAGTAACGTTAGCCATAGGTGACGGAGCTAATGATATTGCTATGATTCAATCTGCCGATATTGGTGTTGGTATAACTGGTAAAGAAGGGTTACAAGCATCACGTTCTTCTGACTACTCCATTGCACAGTTCAGATATCTACTCAAGTTATTGTTTGTTCATGGACGGTACAATTATGTGAGAACTTCAAAGTTCGTTTTATGCACGTTCTACAAAGAAGTTTTGTTCTATTTGACTCAAATGATATATCAAAGGCAGACTATGTTCTCTGGTACTTCTTTGTACGAACCATGGTCTTTGTCCATGTTTAATACCCTTTTCACTTCGTTGCCAGTCATCTGTATTGGTATGTTTGAGAAAGACTTAAAACCAATGACATTGTTAGCTGTTCCTGAATTATATACTATGGGTCAGAAATGTCAAGCATTCAACTTAAAAATTTTCCTTGTGTGGATGCTTACCGCTGCAGGGATATCAGTGCTTATtacatttttgaattttgaaatttggGGTTTCACAGCACAATCAGATAATTCCATATATCCAATTGGGGTTATAAACTTCACGTCAATATGTTTCTTGATAAATGTGAAATGTCAGTTTATCgaaacaagaaacagaaattgGCTAGCATTTGCCTCTTTACTAATATCTTGTATCGGTTGGATATTGTGGTGTTGCCTATTACCTGGAATTTATGGCGAAAATGCGATATATGATGTTCTAATTGGTCTTTATCACCAGTTCGGAAGAGATATTACTTGGTGGGCCAGctgtttgattttgattatGTTCCCTATGATGATAGATATCGTATGTCAAACATTCCGTGCGATGATATGGCCAACTGATGGTGATATTTTTGCAGAATTGGAGCAGAAAGATGACATCCggaaaaaattggaatttgCTGCACACAGGGAGTTGCATCAGAGCTGGTCTTTCCAAAAGGATCCAAGTAGTGTCAAGAAATATGCTATGAAAGCAGtaaatttcaaaaagaatggTGCTGAAGATTCAAATTATAATACAAATGATAGATACGATATAAAAGACTTTGATACGGAAGAATACGAAATGCTACCCAGTGGTAAACTCATCCATAAGAAGCAGGTGACCAAAAAGAGTGTCAAATCGAAGTTAGGCAAAAAACTAAGATTTAAACTCAATTCTAAACcagatgattttgaaataaaacaaataaTTGAAAACAGAATGAGGGATCTCGAATGA